The genomic interval AAGACGTCTTGCCACCGCACCCCGTCGAGCACGACCAAGACCACGCGCCCCGGCGGCGCCGAACGTTTCTCGACGAGCGCGGGCTTCTCGCTCTCGGCCGAGGTGGTCTCGGGGGCGTTCGGCGCGCGCTTCGGCGGCGCGGGGGAGCCGTCGAGCACGGGGAGCCCGGCGAAGAGCGCCGCGATGGCGACGGCCGAAAATGCTGCCCGTTTTCGCAAGGCGGGTACGGCTCCTTGGGGGTCGAGGGGGCTCGGAGGCGGGCCTTCGGCTCGCCCGATCGGTCGTGACCTTCGATGTCATATCGGAGGTCGACCGTTTCGACCACTTTCCGACGCGACGAAGAGCGCGTGAATATTTGACACCGAAGCCCCGACGAAAAAAAGTAGTCATCCCGCAGCCCGACGCCCGGGTCGCACCAGCCAGCGAGAACGTTCGATGTGTCGGCTCCTCGGAATCGTAGGGAAACGCGCGGTGCCCGTGTCGGAGTGCCTGACCACGGCGAAGCGGAGCCTCTCGGTCCTCTCGCGCGAGCACCCCGACGGTTGGGGCATCGCGCTCCACTCGCGCAGCGCCGAGGGCTGGCGCGTGCACAGGTCGACCGAGCGCGCGCACGCCTGCGGCGAGTTCCGCCGTGTGGCCGAGGAAGGCGCGGCCGAGGTGGTCGTCGCCCACGTCCGACAGAAGACGGTGGGGCACACCTCGATCGACAACACGCACCCGTTCACGCGCGGGCGCTGGGTCTTCGCGCACAACGGAACGGTCCGTCGCATCGACGTGCTCGAGGGGCGCTCGTCGCGCCGGCGGCTCGGCGAGATCCGCGGCGACACGGACACCGAGCGGCTCTTCGCGTACTTCCTCACGCGCCTCGACGAGGCGGGCCTCACCGACGAGCCCGCGAGCCCAGCGACCGACCACGTGGTGGCCGAGGCCACCCGAGAGCTTCGTGAATGCGAAGAGCTCGGCGCGTGGAACTACCTCTTGTCCGACGGGAAGGTCCTCTACGCGCACAGGTTCGGGCGCACCATGTGCGTGCTCGCGCGCCATGACGCCGTGCTGGTCGCGTCGGAGCCGATCACCGACGAGCCATGGACCGACGTGCCCGAGGGATCCCTCATGCGGGTCGAGCAGAGCGACGCGCCGCACGTGGTGCATCTCCCGCGGACGCCCTGACCTGCTCCATCTGCGCTCGCGCACTTGCCGTCGCCCAAAAACGAAAGCGCCCTGGCCCCATAGGAAGGGCACGGGGCGCTTCGTGTTTCGTCGGTCAGGGGCCTACGCGACGTCGACCTTGCCGTGGTCGTCGCAGTGCGCGCCGTGGGCGTGGTGCAGGTGGCCATCGACGACGTAGTCGGTGTGATCGCCGTGGGTGACGGCCTCGTGCCCGCAGCCGGGTCCGTGCGCGTGGTCCTTCGCGTGGGCTCCGCAGGCGTGCGACGGGGTGCAGTCGGCCGGGTTCTTCGTGCTCACCTCGAGCGTGTGCTCGTCCACGTGGTCGCCGTGCGGGTGGTGGAGGTGACCGTCGTGGAGGTAATCGCGGTGGCCGTCGTGCTCGATGGTCTTGTGACCGCAGCCGGGGCCATGGGTGTGCGCGTGGTCTGCGTGGGTCGTGTGGCTCATGGTGGGTTCCTTCCGGCGAGGGACTACTCGTCGTCGTCGTGGGGCTCGTGTCTGTGCGGCTCGGCCGCGTGATCGATGGCGCTGCGCAGGAGCTCGGCGATGTGTTTGTCGGCGAGGCCGTAGAAGATGTGCTTGCCGGCGCGGCGGCGCGACACGAGGCGCTCGGCCCGCAGGATGCGAAGCTGCTGCGACACGGTCGACAGCCCGACGCCTGCCGCCTCGGCGAGCTCCGTCACGCACCACTCGCCGTCGGCGAGGCGGTCGAGCAGCCTGAGGCGCGCCACCTCGCCCGCCGCGCGAAAGAGCGCCGCGGCCCTCTCGAGCTGCTCGTCGGTCGTACGGCCTTCACGGGCACGGCGAGCGTGCTCCTCCGGGCCACACGCGCCCTCTTCCCTTCCGGGCGACACGGCTCGTTTTGGGGGGACCTTCGCCTTCATCACTTCACTTACCGATGAAGTGTGTAGGGGCCCCCGGCCTCCCGTCAAGTGGAATGCGCGACGGCGTAGAACCCCAGCGAATCCGAGGGGTTGAAGGGGCGATCAGAACGGGCGCTTCCCCTTGGCGGGTTTGGTGGGCTTCGCCGCGGGCTTCTTGGCGGGCGACTTCGTCGGCACCTTGCCCAGCACGCCGGGCCGCGAGCCCTTGGCCATCGCGTGAGCAGGCTCGGGCGCTGCGTGAGGGGCGGGCGGAGTGGCTGTCTCCGTGGCTGGAGGCATCGGCGCCGGGGGCGGTGCGGCGGGGTGGGGCGCGTCGGTGCCGTGTGCTGCCGTGAGGGCGCTCGTGGTCGCCGCCGAGGCGAGCTTCGGTTGGGCCGAGACGGCGCTCACGACCCCCGCCGAGAGGATGAGGGCCGCACAAGCGGCGCAGATGCCGAGCACGACGCCCACGGGTCTCCGCTTGGGAGCGAACGGGAGCTCGTCGTCGAGGTCGAGCGCGAGCGGAGCCATGCTGCTCGGAGCGATTGGGATGGCGGGGGTGGGCACCACGAACGGATCCACCCGTGGGGCCGCGCTCTTGGGAGCTTTGGCGGCGTCGAGGCCCGCGGCGAGCGCGAGCGTCGTCCAGGTGGGGTCGCCCACGCGCCGGATCCGCGTGGCCTCCGTGACGTGCCCGTCGGCGAACGCCGCGTCGAGGTCGTCGAGTGACACCGTGAGAATGTCGCCGGAAGGGAGCTCGACCTGCCACGCTTCGATCGTCATCGGAGACCTCCAAGGAACACCTCTCAGCAACCGACGTGCCGCGCGAACGAGCAGGACGTGCCTCCCCTCCCGAGCCGCGCTTCTCGACGTTTTTGCGATCGCCCGCCCTCCTGAGAAAACCAGGATCCAGGGACGAACGACTCAGCCCGGAGGTCGCGAGGGTCCGACGCGCGGCGAGACGAGCGGCGTCGGACCCGAGCGCGACGTGCGTCACGCCATGGGCGTCACGGCGCCGGGGAGCGCGTCGGGCACTCGCCGTCCCCCTGGAAGTCTCCGAGGGTGCGCGCTTGCGAGTCGACGTAGTCGAACACGGTGATCTTGCCGTCGCCGTCCTGGTCCTTCACGGCCGTGAGGTCGTACGGGCCGTTCGGCTTCTGCGGCATCGCCGTGGCGAGGTCGCACGTCTTCAGCTCGGCCAAGGTCACGTCCTTGTTGCCGTCCTTGTCGCACGCCTTGATCCACTCGGCGCGCCGCTCGGTGACCTCCGCGCCCTGCGTGACGTTGGTGAAAAACCAGTGATCGCCGTGGATCGTGGGCTTGACCTGCACGGTGCCGCCCGAGGGGACGGCGAAGCCGGGTTGGCCGTCCTCCGTCGCGCAGTCGGCGAAGGCCGTGCCCGCCTTGAAGCCCCACTTGAACGTGTACTTCTCGGCGCCCTTCTCGATCGCGCCCTCGAAGTACACGCTGAGGCCCTCTTTCACCATGAAGTCGAGGTCGGCCTGCGAGGTGGGGGCCATGAGCTTCGCGCCGGCCTTCGCGTTCGGGAGCGAGAAGCCGAACTTGTCGTACCGTGCCGCGGCGATGCCGTTGAATTCGGCCACGACATAGCCGGTGGTGGGGGCGTTCTTCAGGTCCAGCACGTAGCTCGTGTCTCCCGAGACGACCTCGGCGCCGGTGTCGCTCCGCTGCGCGCGTAGGTTCCCGATCGAGACGAGGAAACGGTCGTACGTGACCTTCCACCCGTCCTTGACCTGCTCGGCGTCCGTCCCGGGCTCGAGCCCCTCGGGCACGGAGTCCTCCGGGACGACGACGAACTGCACGTTGCCCGTCCCCGAGGGCGTTCCGCCTCCCGAGTCGCTCGAGCAACCCTGGAGCGAGAGGCCGACGATGGCAGAAGCGATGGACAAAGGAAGGGCGATACCGAGCCCTTTGCGGACGGTTCTACGATTCATGAAGTGACTCCGTTTTGGATGGTCAGAGACGCGAGAATCGAAACTCGGGTGGACGTGCCACCTTGAGGCCTACGAGCACGGCGTCGTGCGCGGGGCTCTTCGTGTCGAGCACGATGGGACGTTTCGCCGTGCGGAGGACGGCGTCGAAATCGATCTGCCGAAGCCAGGCCTCGGGGGTGAGCGCGACCGTGAGCTTCGTCCGTTCGTCGGCGATCTCGGCTTCGGCGGGGGCCGTCGGGACGGCGCGCTGCCCGTGGTACTGCGGGACCACGTCGACGACGAGGCGGAAGCCCTCTTCGGGCTCGCCCACGCGCGCGAGGGTGCCCTCGAACACCATCGAGTGGGCCTCGGGCGCCGTGCTCGACGGCTCGACGGCGAAGCTCGTGTCGAACCAGTGGAGGCCGAGATCGTACGAGACGCTCCGGACCTGGCCGGTGAAGCCCTTCACGGTGCCGAGGGCCTGCGGGCCCGGCGCGAGCAGATCGATCCGCGAGACCTGCACGATCTCACCGAGGGCCGATTTGCACAGCGCCGACGAGCCCGACGACGCAGCGCAGAAGTACGCGGGACCAAAGGCAAATTCGGCGCGCGAGAGGCGCACGCGGATCCCGTTCGCCTCGAACGACGAGGCGAGATCGGAGGTGGCGAAGGCCGAGTACGCGACCTCCGATTGAGGCGACTCGAGGCACGCCGAGAGCGCGACGAGGCCGATGGCGAAGAGGCGCCTCATAGGTGGACCCCCATCGTGAACATGACCTGACGCGGCGGACCGGCCGTGAGGTGCCGCGCGGGGAGGTACGAGGGGACCTGGGTCGATCGCCAGTTCGAGACGAACGCGTACTCGGTCTCGGCGTAGCGGGCCCCGAGCAGGTTGGTCGACTCGAGGCCGAGCTCCAAGAAGTCGCGCCGCACACCCACTTGCGCGTCGACGAGGAAGACGGCGGCCGAGCTCTGACCGAAGGGGAGCGGGCGTGGGGAGAGGAAGGTCGTCCCGAAGCCGCCGCGCAAGACGACGTCTTTCTTCCAGAGCGCACCCACCGAACGCTCGGCCGCGACGTCGCTGCGCACGACGAGCGGCGGCACGTAAGGGAGGGCCTGGTTCGGCAGGAACGCCGGCGCGGGATCTTCGGGGGTCGCGATCGGTGGGGCGTCGAGCGTCGCGTGCACGTACGTGGCCGAGGTCGACACGAGGAGCCACGGGCGAACCTGGCTCCGGAACGTGCCCACGAGCCCTCGGCGTGTGGTCGGGCCGATGCGCTCCAAGCGGCCCTCTTCGGGATCGAACGCGAGGTCGTACGAGAGGTTCGTCTGGTAGGCGATGGCGCGCGCTTGGGTCGTGCCGTCGTCGTGGAGGGAGATGCCTCCTTCGAAGCTGCGCACCTTCGCGAAGGGAGCGTTCTCGCCTTCCTCGAGCTGGCGGGCCTGAGGGGAGCGGAAGCCCTCTCCGTACGAGACCGACGCGGTGAGGAAGCGCGTCGGGTTCGCCTCGAGCGTGGCCCGTGGGCCCGCCGCGATGCCGGCAGCCGTGCGACGAAAACCTACGATGTACGACTTCTGCGACGCCGCGGGGATGAAGTTCCCGAGCTTGTCGTCGACGTCGAAGAAGAGGAGATCGCTGCGGACTCCGCCGCGGAGCCGAACCCACTTGGTGCCGGCGAGCAGCCCGTCGGCGAAGAAACCGATGTCGCTCGTCTTGATCTGCGCCTCGACGCGGCGGTCCCACGTCTCGTTCTGAGGGGCGCGCAGCAGGTTCTGCGCCTGGCCGATCGAATGCGCGCGAATGTCGGTGCCGATCTCGAGCTGCCCCGAGACGTGCTCGGCCAGGTTGACGCGCGCCGTGCGGTACGAGAACGTCCCTCCGAGCCCGACGTCGTCGTTCGACTGCTCGATGAGATCCCCGCGCCCGACCCAGGTCGGATCGAACTGGGAGCGCTGCGTGAACCCGGTGAAATTCACGCGGCTCCGGAAGCTCGTCATGGTGAGCCACACGCCCCCCGCAAGCTTCCGGCCGTCCCCGTCGCGGTGCTCGAGCGACACCCCGAGCTGCGCCCGCGCCGACCCGGCCGACTGCGCGCGCGCCGTCGGGAAGGCGTACGCGTCGTAGAAGCCCACGCGGCCGGCGGACACGTCGTCGCGGCGGAGGACCCCGGCGAGGTTCGCGCGCGCGGCGGTGCCCGCGAGGTGCAGCGTGAGGAAGGTGTTCTTCGCGACGGAGAAGCGCATCTGGCCGGTCGCTGCGCCCTGCGTCGAGCCGCGGGTGCCGTCGCCGAAGCCGTCGCTCGTACGGAAGGTCACGGCGCCGAAGGTCTCTTGGGGGGCCTCTTCGGGGGCGTAGAGCGCGAGGAGGCGGTGGGTGCCGAACGAGCCCACCTTGTACCCGAGCCGCGTGCCGCGTTCTTCGACGCCGAGATCGAGCTCGGCCGAGCCGGCGACCGCAAAATCGCCTTGCCGCGGGTCGTACGTGCCCTCGATGACGCGGAGGCTGCGCACCGTCTCGGGGATGGCGATCGCGAGATCGGCGTACCCCTGACCGTGGATGTGGGATCCCTGATTCAGAGGAATGCCGGCGACCTTGAGCTCGATGTCTTGCCCGTGCACGGCATCGAAACCGCGCAGGTAGATGCGCTGGGCGACGGCGTCGCCCTCGGGCCGCGCGACGTAGACTCCCGGGGCCGTGAGGAGCATGCTGCCCGCGTCGGGGTGGGGTGCCGCGCGAAGGATCGCGCCGTCGATGCGGAAGTCGGAGAGGCCGCGCGTCGGTGCGCGGGAAGCCCCATCCACTTGGACCGTCTCGACGGCGGGCCCTTTTTCGCCCTCGGTCTTCGGCGGCTCGCTCGGCGCGGGCGTCGCGGGAGGCCGCGCGGGCATCTTCGCGACGAAGTGGAACGGGACACGAATCTTCGCGGCGATGGCGCGCTCACCCCGGCGGGCAGGAGAGAACGTCGTGAGGCGCGCGGCGTCGATGGCGGCGCGATCGAAGTCGAGCCCCCCGCTCTCGAGCACGGTGGTGTCCGTCACGTGGCCCTGCGCGTCGACCGTGACCGCGAGCACGACGAGCACGTCTTTGCCGGAGCCGATCTCGTTGGGCGGGTACGTGGGCTCGGCCGAGCGGAGCACCGTCGGCGGCACGACCTCGTCCTGCGCGAGCGCTTCGCGTGGCACGGCCAAGCGCAGGCCCAAGGCCACGAGCCCCGCCACATGGCGCGCCCTCATCGGCCACACCAGAACGCTTGAACGAGTGTTGAAGTGATGAAAACCATTGAAGAATTGCTTGATGCAACTTGGTCGAAAGAAACCCGTCGGTCAAGTCGCATCGCGCAACTTCGGTGCCCTCGCGTGTCGTCCTTCGAGAAATTCGGTATCGTCCTCGGAGCATGCCCCGCCTGCCCGCCGTCGTGAGGCCCCCGTCCGCTTCGTTCTTCGTCCGCGCCGCGCGGCTCGTCGCCCCCGTGTGGGTCGCCTCGGCGCTCGTGGCGTGCGGGGACTCTCGCCCGGCGAAGTCGGCGCAGACCGAGATGGTGCCGTCGAACTCGGCCTTCGAGTCGTCCGCCACGAAGCCGCCCATCGTCGGGGACACGCAGGCCTCGGACGGCGCCCCTGCCGGCGGTACGCCCGTCTCGGGAGCGCCGGGAGCCGGGCCGACGCCTGCGCCCGCACCCGCGGCCCCCACGCACACGCAGACCGCGCCGCTCCCGGCGGCCCCCGCGGCGACCCCGGAGCCGAGCGCGAAGGGCGGGGCTCCGACGCGTGCAGAGTGCACGCAAGTGGTCGACCACTACGTCGAGCTCGAGATCAAGTCGCGCCCCGAGCTCTCGGCCATCCCGCCCGA from Myxococcales bacterium carries:
- a CDS encoding TonB family protein; translated protein: MRARHVAGLVALGLRLAVPREALAQDEVVPPTVLRSAEPTYPPNEIGSGKDVLVVLAVTVDAQGHVTDTTVLESGGLDFDRAAIDAARLTTFSPARRGERAIAAKIRVPFHFVAKMPARPPATPAPSEPPKTEGEKGPAVETVQVDGASRAPTRGLSDFRIDGAILRAAPHPDAGSMLLTAPGVYVARPEGDAVAQRIYLRGFDAVHGQDIELKVAGIPLNQGSHIHGQGYADLAIAIPETVRSLRVIEGTYDPRQGDFAVAGSAELDLGVEERGTRLGYKVGSFGTHRLLALYAPEEAPQETFGAVTFRTSDGFGDGTRGSTQGAATGQMRFSVAKNTFLTLHLAGTAARANLAGVLRRDDVSAGRVGFYDAYAFPTARAQSAGSARAQLGVSLEHRDGDGRKLAGGVWLTMTSFRSRVNFTGFTQRSQFDPTWVGRGDLIEQSNDDVGLGGTFSYRTARVNLAEHVSGQLEIGTDIRAHSIGQAQNLLRAPQNETWDRRVEAQIKTSDIGFFADGLLAGTKWVRLRGGVRSDLLFFDVDDKLGNFIPAASQKSYIVGFRRTAAGIAAGPRATLEANPTRFLTASVSYGEGFRSPQARQLEEGENAPFAKVRSFEGGISLHDDGTTQARAIAYQTNLSYDLAFDPEEGRLERIGPTTRRGLVGTFRSQVRPWLLVSTSATYVHATLDAPPIATPEDPAPAFLPNQALPYVPPLVVRSDVAAERSVGALWKKDVVLRGGFGTTFLSPRPLPFGQSSAAVFLVDAQVGVRRDFLELGLESTNLLGARYAETEYAFVSNWRSTQVPSYLPARHLTAGPPRQVMFTMGVHL
- a CDS encoding helix-turn-helix transcriptional regulator, producing MKAKVPPKRAVSPGREEGACGPEEHARRAREGRTTDEQLERAAALFRAAGEVARLRLLDRLADGEWCVTELAEAAGVGLSTVSQQLRILRAERLVSRRRAGKHIFYGLADKHIAELLRSAIDHAAEPHRHEPHDDDE
- a CDS encoding class II glutamine amidotransferase, which codes for MCRLLGIVGKRAVPVSECLTTAKRSLSVLSREHPDGWGIALHSRSAEGWRVHRSTERAHACGEFRRVAEEGAAEVVVAHVRQKTVGHTSIDNTHPFTRGRWVFAHNGTVRRIDVLEGRSSRRRLGEIRGDTDTERLFAYFLTRLDEAGLTDEPASPATDHVVAEATRELRECEELGAWNYLLSDGKVLYAHRFGRTMCVLARHDAVLVASEPITDEPWTDVPEGSLMRVEQSDAPHVVHLPRTP